From a region of the Mycolicibacterium sp. MU0050 genome:
- a CDS encoding heme o synthase encodes MSIRERVAPSQIRTTVLAYVALTKPRVIELLLVTAIPAMLLADRGTVNPLLILNTLIGGMMAAAGANTLNCVADADIDKVMKRTALRPLARATVPTRNALIFGLVLSVGSFCWLWWTTNLLSGVLAVITIAFYVFVYTLLLKRRTAQNVVWGGAAGCMPVMIGWSAVTGTIQWPALVMFLIIFFWTPPHTWALAMRYKDDYKAAGVPMLPAVATEKQVTRQILVYTWLTVLTTVALAPAAGWLYAAVALLAGTWFLVMAHQLYAGVRRGRPVKPLRLFLQSNNYLAAVFCALAVDSALALPTLLNL; translated from the coding sequence GTGAGCATCCGCGAGCGCGTCGCGCCGAGCCAAATCCGCACCACGGTGCTGGCCTATGTTGCGCTGACCAAACCGCGGGTCATCGAGCTGCTGCTGGTCACGGCCATTCCAGCCATGCTGCTGGCCGACCGCGGCACGGTGAACCCATTGTTGATCCTCAACACCTTGATCGGCGGCATGATGGCCGCGGCCGGCGCCAACACGCTGAACTGTGTCGCCGACGCCGACATCGACAAGGTGATGAAGCGCACGGCGCTGCGACCCCTGGCCCGCGCGACCGTGCCGACCCGCAACGCGCTGATCTTCGGCCTGGTGCTGTCGGTCGGTTCGTTCTGCTGGCTGTGGTGGACCACCAATCTGCTCTCCGGCGTGTTGGCCGTCATCACCATCGCGTTCTACGTCTTCGTCTACACGCTGCTGCTCAAACGCCGCACAGCGCAGAACGTGGTGTGGGGCGGCGCGGCGGGCTGTATGCCGGTGATGATCGGCTGGTCGGCCGTCACAGGCACGATCCAGTGGCCGGCCCTGGTGATGTTCCTCATCATCTTCTTCTGGACACCGCCGCACACCTGGGCGTTGGCGATGCGCTACAAGGACGACTACAAGGCGGCCGGGGTACCGATGCTGCCCGCGGTGGCCACCGAGAAGCAGGTGACCCGCCAGATCCTGGTGTACACCTGGCTGACCGTGTTGACCACGGTGGCGCTGGCGCCGGCGGCGGGCTGGCTGTACGCCGCGGTCGCACTGCTCGCCGGGACGTGGTTCCTGGTGATGGCGCATCAGCTGTACGCGGGCGTGCGGCGCGGTCGGCCGGTCAAGCCGCTGCGGCTGTTCCTGCAGTCGAACAACTACCTGGCCGCGGTGTTCTGCGCCCTGGCCGTGGACTCCGCCCTGGCGTTGCCCACCCTGCTGAACCTCTGA
- the mptB gene encoding polyprenol phosphomannose-dependent alpha 1,6 mannosyltransferase MptB, with translation MAARLRSLSTSIAGWHGDERTVGTPLGDAELVALRRTRLFGATGTVLMAIGALGAGARPVVQDPTFGVRLLNLPSRIQTVSLTMTTTGAVMMALAWLMLGRFAVGKHRMTRGQLDRTLVLWILPLLVAPPMYSKDVYSYLAQSQIAHNGLDPYRVGPAPGLGLDHVFTLSVPSLWRETPAPYGPLFLWIGSGISELTGENIVAAVLCHRLLVLLGVALIVWATPRLARRCGVAEVSALWLGAANPLLVMHLVAGIHNEALMLGLMLAGVEFALRGIDSSKRMLPRPLLPLGARWAPAAMLVVGAVLITMSSQVKLPSLLALGFVAMALGCRWGSTVKAFFLASGGLGLLSLAVMALIGWASGLGFGWLSTLGTANVVRSWMSPPTLLALGTGQVGILLGLGDHTTAVLSLTRSIGVLIIMVVVTWLLLAVFRGRLHPVGGLGVALGATVLLFPVVQPWYLLWAIIPLAAWATRPGFRIAAIGGTLVVGIFGPTANGDRFALFQIVDATLASTVIVLLLIAITYRRLPWRPVPPDEPGSTPANSRNGPADAYAESP, from the coding sequence GTGGCAGCCCGCCTACGTTCGCTCAGCACGTCAATTGCCGGTTGGCACGGCGATGAACGCACCGTGGGCACCCCCCTGGGCGACGCCGAACTGGTCGCCCTGCGTCGGACCAGGCTGTTCGGCGCCACCGGCACCGTGCTGATGGCCATCGGGGCGCTGGGCGCCGGCGCCCGCCCGGTGGTGCAGGACCCCACCTTCGGCGTGCGACTGCTGAACCTGCCGTCCCGAATCCAGACGGTGTCGCTGACGATGACCACCACCGGTGCCGTCATGATGGCGCTGGCCTGGCTGATGCTGGGCCGCTTCGCCGTCGGCAAGCACCGGATGACCCGCGGGCAGCTCGACCGCACGCTGGTGCTGTGGATCCTGCCGCTGCTGGTCGCACCCCCGATGTACAGCAAGGACGTCTACTCGTACCTGGCCCAGAGTCAGATCGCGCACAACGGCCTGGACCCCTATCGCGTCGGCCCGGCCCCGGGCCTGGGGCTCGACCACGTCTTCACGCTGTCGGTTCCCAGCCTGTGGCGGGAAACACCGGCACCGTACGGCCCGCTGTTCCTGTGGATCGGCTCCGGCATCTCCGAACTGACCGGCGAGAACATCGTCGCCGCGGTGCTGTGTCATCGGCTGCTGGTCCTGCTCGGGGTGGCGCTGATCGTGTGGGCCACCCCGCGGCTGGCCCGCCGCTGCGGGGTCGCGGAGGTTTCTGCGCTGTGGCTGGGCGCGGCCAACCCGCTGCTGGTCATGCACCTGGTGGCCGGCATCCACAACGAGGCGCTGATGCTGGGCCTGATGCTGGCCGGCGTCGAGTTCGCGCTGCGCGGCATCGACTCTTCCAAACGGATGCTTCCGCGCCCGCTGCTGCCGCTCGGGGCGCGCTGGGCTCCCGCGGCGATGTTGGTGGTGGGGGCCGTGCTGATCACGATGTCCTCGCAGGTGAAGCTGCCGTCGCTGCTGGCGCTGGGCTTCGTGGCGATGGCGCTGGGGTGTCGCTGGGGCAGCACCGTGAAAGCGTTCTTCCTGGCCAGTGGCGGGCTGGGGCTGCTATCCCTGGCGGTGATGGCGCTGATCGGCTGGGCCAGCGGGCTCGGATTCGGCTGGCTGTCCACCCTGGGCACCGCCAACGTGGTGCGCAGCTGGATGTCGCCGCCGACGCTGCTCGCGCTGGGCACCGGCCAGGTCGGCATCCTGCTCGGGCTCGGCGACCACACCACCGCGGTGCTGTCCCTGACCCGCAGCATCGGCGTGCTGATCATCATGGTGGTGGTCACCTGGCTGCTGCTGGCGGTGTTCCGAGGCCGGCTGCACCCGGTGGGTGGGCTGGGCGTTGCGCTGGGCGCCACCGTCTTGCTGTTCCCCGTCGTCCAGCCCTGGTACCTGCTGTGGGCGATCATCCCGCTGGCGGCCTGGGCCACCCGACCGGGCTTCCGGATCGCCGCCATCGGCGGGACGCTCGTCGTCGGCATCTTCGGCCCCACCGCCAACGGGGACCGCTTCGCGCTGTTCCAGATCGTGGACGCCACCCTGGCCAGCACGGTGATCGTGCTGCTGCTGATCGCCATCACCTATCGCCGGCTGCCCTGGCGTCCAGTGCCGCCCGACGAACCCGGGTCCACACCGGCGAATTCACGCAACGGTCCCGCCGACGCCTACGCTGAGTCTCCGTGA
- the tal gene encoding transaldolase, with protein sequence MTQNPNLAALSAAGVSVWLDDLSRELLQTGKLQELVDTRSVVGITTNPSIFQAALSAGTAYDAQVAELAERGADVDATIRTVTTDDVRNACDLLAKVHERTDGVDGRVSIEVDPRLAHDTDKTVLQAIELWKIVDRPNLLIKIPATLAGLPAITAVIAEGISVNVTLIFSVERHRAVMDAYLAGLEKAKEAGHDLSKIHSVASFFVSRVDTEIDKRLEQIAADSGRQGALDAAGKAGVANARLAYAAYQEVFEQGSRFAALAAEGARVQRPLWASTGVKNPDYPDTLYVTELVAANTVNTMPEKTLEAVADHGEITGDTISGTAETAKIVFDKLAAIGIDLPDVFKLLEDEGVEKFEKSWQELLDATQAQLDEKTQAGK encoded by the coding sequence ATGACTCAGAATCCGAACCTGGCGGCGCTGAGCGCCGCGGGGGTTTCCGTTTGGCTCGACGACCTGTCCCGCGAGCTCCTGCAGACCGGCAAGCTGCAGGAACTGGTCGACACCCGCAGTGTCGTGGGCATCACCACCAACCCGTCGATCTTCCAGGCGGCCCTGTCGGCCGGCACCGCCTACGACGCGCAGGTCGCCGAGTTGGCCGAGCGCGGCGCGGACGTCGACGCCACGATCCGCACCGTCACCACCGACGACGTCCGCAACGCCTGCGATCTGCTGGCCAAGGTCCACGAGCGCACCGACGGCGTCGACGGCCGGGTGTCCATCGAGGTGGATCCCCGCCTGGCGCACGACACCGACAAGACGGTCCTGCAGGCGATCGAGCTGTGGAAGATCGTCGACCGGCCGAATCTGCTGATCAAGATTCCGGCCACGCTGGCGGGGCTGCCGGCGATCACCGCGGTGATCGCCGAGGGCATCTCGGTCAACGTCACGCTGATCTTCTCGGTGGAACGCCACCGCGCGGTGATGGACGCCTACCTCGCCGGCCTGGAGAAGGCCAAGGAAGCCGGTCACGACCTCTCGAAGATCCACTCGGTGGCGTCGTTCTTCGTCTCCCGGGTCGACACCGAGATCGACAAGCGCCTCGAGCAGATCGCCGCCGACAGCGGACGACAGGGTGCGCTGGACGCGGCCGGCAAGGCCGGTGTCGCCAACGCCCGGCTGGCCTACGCCGCCTATCAGGAGGTGTTCGAACAGGGCAGCCGGTTCGCGGCGCTGGCCGCCGAGGGCGCCCGGGTGCAGCGGCCGCTGTGGGCGTCCACCGGCGTGAAGAACCCGGACTACCCGGACACCCTCTACGTCACCGAACTCGTGGCCGCCAACACCGTGAACACCATGCCGGAGAAGACCCTGGAGGCGGTCGCCGATCACGGTGAGATCACCGGCGACACGATCAGCGGCACGGCCGAGACCGCCAAGATCGTGTTCGACAAGCTGGCCGCCATCGGGATCGACCTGCCGGATGTCTTCAAACTCCTCGAGGACGAGGGTGTGGAGAAGTTCGAGAAATCCTGGCAGGAACTCCTCGACGCCACCCAGGCCCAACTGGACGAGAAAACCCAAGCCGGGAAATGA
- a CDS encoding COX15/CtaA family protein, with translation MFFRRLVDLLPEPSLRAQRIIAALVILTQGGIAVTGAIVRVTASGLGCPTWPQCFPGSFTPVPHPEVARIHQMVEFGNRLITFAVVATAIVAVLAVLRARRRREVLIYAWLMPASTVVQAVIGGITVLTGLLWWTVAIHLLASMAMVWLAVLLYVKIGEPDSGVNRHVVVRPLRHLTALSGVTLAAVLVTGTLVTAAGPHAGDKSIDRPVARLQIEILTLVHAHSSLLVAYLALLVGLGFGLLAVRAPRPVLTRLAVLVVLVVLQAVVGAVQFFAGIPPALVALHVAGAGICTAATAALWASMRERTETEPVQS, from the coding sequence GTGTTCTTCCGTCGGCTGGTTGACCTGCTTCCCGAGCCCAGTCTGCGCGCACAGCGGATCATCGCGGCGCTGGTCATCCTGACCCAGGGCGGCATCGCGGTCACCGGCGCGATCGTCCGGGTCACGGCCTCCGGACTCGGTTGCCCCACCTGGCCCCAGTGCTTTCCCGGCAGCTTCACCCCGGTCCCGCACCCCGAGGTCGCCCGCATCCACCAGATGGTCGAGTTCGGCAACCGGCTGATCACCTTCGCGGTGGTGGCGACCGCCATCGTCGCCGTGCTGGCGGTGCTGCGGGCCCGACGCCGCCGCGAGGTGTTGATCTACGCCTGGCTGATGCCCGCCTCCACGGTGGTGCAGGCCGTGATCGGGGGCATCACGGTGCTCACCGGGCTGCTCTGGTGGACCGTGGCGATTCACCTGCTGGCCTCGATGGCCATGGTCTGGCTTGCCGTGCTGCTCTACGTCAAGATCGGCGAACCGGACTCCGGGGTCAACCGCCACGTCGTGGTGCGGCCGCTGCGCCACCTGACCGCCCTGAGCGGCGTCACGCTGGCCGCCGTGCTGGTGACCGGCACGCTGGTGACCGCCGCGGGACCGCACGCCGGCGACAAGAGCATCGACCGCCCGGTGGCGCGGCTGCAGATCGAGATCCTCACGCTGGTGCACGCGCACTCATCGCTGCTGGTCGCCTATCTCGCCCTGTTGGTCGGGCTCGGCTTCGGCCTGCTTGCGGTGCGCGCGCCGCGACCGGTCCTGACTCGGCTGGCGGTGCTGGTGGTGCTGGTGGTCCTGCAGGCCGTCGTCGGTGCCGTCCAGTTCTTCGCGGGCATCCCGCCGGCCCTGGTCGCCCTGCACGTCGCCGGTGCGGGCATCTGCACCGCGGCCACCGCGGCGCTATGGGCGTCGATGCGCGAACGGACCGAGACCGAGCCGGTCCAGAGCTGA
- a CDS encoding ABC transporter permease, translated as MSETLFPPGTFSPDPRPNTVARMLAAQFGLELKLLLRNGEQLLLTMFIPITLLVGMILLPLGEFGADRPGVFVPAIMALALISTAFTGQAIAVAFDRRYGALKRLGATALPVWGIITGKSMAVVAVVFLQALLLGGIGLLLGWRPNPLGLLLGAVIIALGTVCFAALGLLLGGTLRAEIVLALANLLWFVFAGFGALTLETEAVPTALQWIARLTPAGALTESLTQAMTVSVDWFGIAVLAAWGAVAAACAVRWFRFT; from the coding sequence GTGAGCGAAACGCTGTTCCCCCCGGGGACCTTCAGCCCGGATCCGCGGCCCAACACCGTGGCCAGGATGCTCGCGGCCCAATTCGGGCTGGAACTGAAATTGCTGCTTCGCAACGGCGAGCAGTTGCTGCTGACCATGTTCATCCCGATCACGCTGCTGGTGGGGATGATCCTGTTGCCGCTGGGAGAATTCGGGGCCGACCGTCCCGGCGTCTTCGTGCCGGCCATCATGGCCCTGGCCCTGATCTCGACCGCCTTCACCGGCCAGGCCATCGCCGTGGCGTTCGACCGCCGCTACGGTGCGCTCAAACGCCTCGGTGCCACGGCCCTGCCGGTCTGGGGCATCATCACCGGCAAGTCGATGGCCGTGGTCGCGGTGGTGTTCCTGCAGGCCCTGCTGCTCGGCGGCATCGGACTGCTGCTGGGCTGGCGGCCGAACCCGCTGGGCCTGCTGCTGGGCGCGGTGATCATCGCGCTGGGCACCGTGTGCTTCGCCGCGCTGGGCCTGCTGCTGGGCGGGACCCTGCGCGCCGAGATCGTGCTGGCGCTGGCCAACCTGCTGTGGTTCGTCTTCGCCGGTTTCGGCGCCCTCACCTTGGAGACCGAGGCGGTACCCACCGCCTTGCAGTGGATCGCGCGCCTCACCCCGGCCGGTGCCCTCACCGAGTCGCTCACCCAGGCGATGACGGTCTCGGTCGACTGGTTCGGCATCGCGGTGCTGGCCGCCTGGGGCGCGGTCGCCGCGGCGTGCGCGGTGCGCTGGTTCCGCTTCACCTGA
- a CDS encoding ABC transporter ATP-binding protein, whose protein sequence is MSATGTTAPPPLRLRGVTKSYGATTAVSGLDLDVHPAEVLALLGPNGAGKTTTVEMCEGFLRPDAGTIEVLGLDPLTDNAQLRARIGVMLQGGGGYPAARAGEMLDLVAAYAANPLDPAWLLDTLGLTDAARTTYRRLSGGQQQRLALACALVGRPELVFLDEPTAGMDAHARLVVWELIGALRRDGVTIVLTTHHLQEAEELADRIVIIDHGRQVAAGTPAELMRSGAEGQLRFRAPAKLDLALLISALPENYRAAEVTSGEYLVEGPIDPQVLATVTAWCARLDVLATDMRVEQRSLEDVFLDLTGRELRP, encoded by the coding sequence GTGAGTGCGACTGGCACCACCGCGCCGCCGCCGTTGCGCCTGCGCGGGGTCACCAAAAGCTACGGAGCCACCACGGCCGTGTCGGGGCTCGACCTCGACGTGCACCCGGCCGAGGTACTGGCGCTGCTCGGCCCCAACGGCGCCGGGAAGACGACCACCGTCGAGATGTGTGAGGGCTTCCTGCGCCCGGACGCCGGGACCATCGAGGTGCTCGGCCTCGACCCGTTGACCGACAACGCGCAGTTGCGCGCCCGGATCGGGGTGATGCTCCAGGGCGGCGGCGGCTACCCGGCGGCGCGGGCCGGCGAGATGCTCGACCTGGTCGCGGCCTACGCCGCCAACCCGCTGGACCCGGCCTGGCTGCTCGACACGCTCGGCCTGACCGACGCGGCCCGCACCACCTACCGTCGGCTCTCGGGCGGCCAACAGCAGCGGCTGGCGCTGGCGTGCGCGCTGGTCGGCCGCCCGGAACTGGTCTTTCTCGACGAACCGACCGCCGGTATGGACGCGCACGCCCGGCTGGTGGTGTGGGAGTTGATCGGTGCGTTGCGCCGCGACGGCGTCACGATCGTGCTGACCACCCACCACCTCCAGGAGGCCGAGGAACTCGCCGACCGGATCGTGATCATCGATCACGGCCGGCAGGTGGCCGCGGGCACCCCGGCCGAGCTGATGCGTTCCGGCGCCGAGGGCCAGCTGCGCTTCCGCGCCCCGGCGAAACTCGACCTGGCCCTGCTGATCTCGGCGCTGCCGGAGAACTACCGCGCTGCCGAGGTCACCAGCGGCGAGTATCTGGTAGAGGGTCCGATCGATCCCCAAGTGCTCGCGACCGTCACGGCGTGGTGCGCCCGGCTCGACGTCCTGGCCACCGATATGCGCGTCGAACAACGCAGCCTGGAAGACGTCTTCCTGGACCTGACCGGAAGGGAGCTGCGCCCGTGA
- a CDS encoding quinone oxidoreductase produces the protein MDAIEVAETGGPEVLTLVDKPQPAPGPGEVLIKADAIGINYIDTYFRSGLYPRELPFVVGSEVCGTIAAVGADVAALTVGDRVVTANAVGAYAEYCTAPADFVAYVPDAVASDAIASALLKGMTAHYLIKSVYEVQPSDTVLVHAGAGGVGLILTQWATSIGAKVITTVSTPEKAELSRRAGAVEVLDYPEDPQEFAARVRELTGGRGARAVYDGVGQSTFDASLASLAVRGTLALFGAASGPVPPVDPQRLNAAGSVFLTRPSLAHFTRTADEFAWRAGELMDAMAAGTITVTVGGRYPLAEAEQAHRDLQGRKTVGSIVLQP, from the coding sequence ATGGATGCGATCGAAGTTGCCGAAACGGGCGGACCGGAAGTACTGACCCTCGTGGACAAGCCGCAGCCCGCGCCGGGTCCCGGTGAGGTGCTGATCAAGGCCGACGCGATCGGCATCAACTACATCGACACCTACTTCCGGTCCGGCCTGTATCCGCGCGAACTGCCGTTCGTGGTCGGCAGCGAGGTGTGCGGCACGATCGCCGCCGTCGGCGCCGACGTGGCCGCGCTCACGGTCGGCGACCGGGTGGTGACCGCCAACGCCGTCGGCGCTTATGCCGAATATTGCACCGCGCCGGCGGATTTCGTCGCCTATGTGCCCGACGCGGTGGCGTCCGACGCGATCGCCTCCGCGTTGCTCAAGGGCATGACCGCGCACTATCTGATCAAGTCGGTGTACGAGGTTCAGCCCTCGGACACCGTGCTGGTGCACGCCGGGGCCGGTGGGGTGGGCCTGATCCTGACCCAGTGGGCGACCAGCATCGGCGCCAAGGTGATCACGACCGTGTCCACGCCGGAGAAGGCCGAGCTGTCGCGGCGCGCCGGTGCGGTCGAGGTCCTCGACTATCCCGAGGACCCCCAGGAGTTCGCCGCGCGGGTGCGCGAGCTCACCGGCGGTCGCGGCGCCCGGGCGGTCTACGACGGGGTGGGACAGAGCACCTTCGACGCCAGCCTCGCCAGCCTGGCGGTGCGCGGCACGCTCGCGCTGTTCGGCGCGGCCAGCGGCCCGGTGCCCCCGGTGGACCCACAGCGACTCAACGCGGCCGGTTCGGTGTTCCTGACCCGGCCCTCCCTGGCCCACTTCACCCGCACCGCCGACGAGTTCGCGTGGCGGGCCGGTGAGCTGATGGACGCGATGGCGGCCGGAACGATCACCGTGACCGTCGGTGGGCGGTATCCGCTGGCCGAGGCCGAGCAGGCGCACCGCGATCTGCAGGGCCGCAAGACGGTGGGTTCCATCGTGCTGCAGCCCTGA
- the tkt gene encoding transketolase: MTTAEEIADLTVPNHPDDWSDVDSRAVDTVRVLAADAVQKVGNGHPGTAMSLAPLAYTLFQRQMRHDPSDTHWLGRDRFILSCGHSSLTLYLQLYLGGFGLELSDIEALRTWGSKTPGHPEFRHTKGVEITTGPLGQGLASAVGMAMAARYERGLFDPDTPAGESPFDHYIYVIASDGDIEEGVTSEASSLAGTQQLGNLIVFYDKNHISIEHDTDIALSEDVSARYRAYGWHVQDVVGGENVVGIEEAIAEAKKVTDKPSLISLRTIIGYPAPTKMNTGGIHGSALGDDEVAATKKILGFDPDKTFEVSEDVITHTRGLVARGKQMREAWEQDYAAWAEREPERKKLLDRLLANELPEGWDADITHWEPGSKAVATRAAFGQVLNDTAPNLPELWGGSADLAGSNNTTIKGAKSFGPPSISTNDFTAEPYGRVLHFGVREHAMGSILSGIVLHGPTRAFGGTFLQFSDYMRPAVRLAALMDIDTIYIWTHDSIGLGEDGPTHQPIEHLAALRAIPQLAVVRPADPNETAYAWRSIIARGNGSGPVGFILTRQGVPVLEGTDNDGVARGAYVLGNPPAEEVRDADVLIIATGSEVQIAVEAQKQLAAEDIVAFVVSMPCVEWFEKQPEEYRNSVLPPEVSARVAVEAGIAMPWHRWVGDTGEIVSIEHYGESADDKTLFREFGFTPENVVAAAKRALEN; encoded by the coding sequence GTGACCACAGCCGAAGAGATCGCCGACCTCACCGTCCCGAACCATCCGGACGACTGGTCCGACGTGGACTCCCGGGCGGTCGACACCGTGCGAGTGCTGGCCGCCGATGCGGTGCAGAAGGTCGGCAACGGCCACCCCGGCACCGCGATGAGCCTCGCGCCGCTGGCCTACACCCTGTTCCAGCGGCAGATGCGGCACGACCCGTCGGACACCCACTGGCTGGGCCGCGACCGCTTCATCCTGTCCTGCGGGCACTCCAGCCTGACGCTGTACCTGCAGCTGTACCTGGGTGGCTTCGGTCTGGAACTGTCCGACATCGAGGCGCTGCGCACCTGGGGATCGAAGACCCCGGGGCACCCCGAGTTCCGGCACACCAAGGGCGTGGAGATCACCACCGGACCGCTGGGACAGGGCCTGGCCTCGGCGGTCGGCATGGCGATGGCGGCCCGCTACGAGCGCGGCCTGTTCGACCCGGACACCCCGGCCGGGGAAAGCCCGTTCGACCACTACATCTACGTGATCGCCTCCGACGGTGACATCGAGGAGGGCGTCACCAGCGAAGCCTCGTCGTTGGCCGGCACCCAGCAGCTCGGCAATCTGATCGTGTTCTACGACAAGAACCACATCTCGATCGAGCACGACACCGACATCGCGTTGTCCGAGGACGTCAGCGCCCGGTACCGGGCTTACGGCTGGCACGTACAGGACGTGGTGGGCGGCGAGAACGTCGTCGGGATCGAAGAGGCGATCGCCGAGGCCAAGAAGGTCACCGACAAGCCCTCGCTGATCTCGCTGCGCACCATCATCGGCTACCCGGCGCCCACCAAGATGAACACCGGCGGGATCCACGGCTCGGCGCTGGGTGACGACGAAGTTGCCGCGACCAAGAAGATCCTGGGCTTCGACCCGGACAAGACCTTCGAGGTCAGCGAGGACGTCATCACCCACACCCGCGGGCTCGTCGCGCGCGGCAAGCAGATGCGCGAGGCCTGGGAGCAGGACTACGCGGCCTGGGCCGAGCGCGAACCGGAACGCAAGAAGCTGCTGGACCGGCTGCTGGCCAACGAGCTCCCGGAGGGGTGGGACGCCGACATCACCCACTGGGAGCCCGGATCCAAGGCGGTGGCCACCCGCGCGGCGTTCGGCCAGGTGCTCAACGACACCGCGCCGAACCTGCCGGAGCTCTGGGGCGGTTCGGCGGACCTGGCCGGCAGCAACAACACCACCATCAAGGGTGCGAAATCCTTTGGCCCGCCGTCGATCTCGACGAATGACTTCACCGCGGAACCGTACGGCCGGGTCCTGCACTTCGGTGTCCGCGAGCATGCGATGGGCTCGATCCTGTCCGGCATCGTGCTGCACGGCCCCACCCGCGCGTTCGGCGGCACCTTCCTGCAGTTCTCCGATTACATGCGCCCGGCGGTGCGGCTGGCCGCGTTGATGGACATCGACACCATCTACATCTGGACCCACGACTCGATCGGCCTCGGTGAGGACGGGCCCACCCACCAGCCGATCGAACACCTGGCGGCCCTGCGGGCCATCCCGCAGCTCGCCGTGGTGCGGCCCGCCGACCCGAACGAGACCGCCTACGCGTGGCGCAGCATCATCGCGCGCGGCAACGGCAGCGGCCCGGTCGGTTTCATCCTGACCCGCCAGGGCGTGCCGGTGCTCGAGGGCACCGACAACGACGGCGTGGCCCGCGGCGCCTACGTGCTGGGCAACCCGCCGGCCGAGGAGGTCCGCGACGCCGACGTCCTCATCATCGCCACCGGGTCCGAGGTGCAGATCGCCGTCGAGGCGCAAAAGCAGCTCGCGGCCGAGGACATCGTCGCCTTCGTGGTGTCGATGCCGTGCGTCGAGTGGTTCGAGAAGCAGCCGGAGGAGTACCGCAATTCGGTGCTGCCGCCGGAGGTCTCGGCACGCGTGGCCGTCGAGGCGGGCATCGCGATGCCCTGGCACAGATGGGTCGGCGACACCGGCGAGATCGTCTCGATCGAGCACTACGGCGAATCGGCCGACGACAAGACCCTGTTCCGCGAGTTCGGCTTCACCCCGGAGAACGTCGTCGCCGCGGCGAAACGCGCACTGGAAAACTAG